A single window of Thalassoroseus pseudoceratinae DNA harbors:
- a CDS encoding TlpA family protein disulfide reductase: protein MHGRRTICSLLAGWILLASLSSSAFSADNETVTVKVVTPKEFKMELVKHKGKVILIDYWATWCIPCLKGFPKTVEWHEKYKAHDLVVFSVSMDEPDQETQEQALKFLKSRKATFTNLMSSLGSDEDGMKQFGVPDGALPHYKILNRKLQVVAQFSDEDGNGISHEAVESAIRKELQKR from the coding sequence ATGCACGGACGCCGCACAATTTGTTCCCTACTCGCCGGTTGGATTCTGCTCGCGAGTTTGTCGTCATCGGCCTTCAGTGCCGACAACGAGACGGTCACTGTCAAAGTCGTGACGCCCAAAGAGTTCAAGATGGAACTCGTGAAGCACAAGGGCAAAGTGATTCTCATCGACTATTGGGCCACGTGGTGCATTCCCTGCCTGAAGGGTTTTCCCAAGACCGTGGAATGGCATGAGAAATACAAAGCCCACGACTTGGTCGTGTTCTCGGTGAGCATGGACGAACCCGATCAGGAAACCCAAGAGCAAGCCCTGAAGTTCCTGAAGTCTCGGAAAGCCACCTTCACAAATTTAATGAGCAGTCTTGGCAGTGACGAAGATGGCATGAAGCAATTCGGTGTGCCGGATGGTGCCTTGCCACACTACAAGATTTTGAATCGCAAACTCCAAGTGGTGGCTCAATTCAGCGATGAAGATGGAAACGGCATCTCTCACGAAGCCGTCGAATCGGCAATTCGCAAAGAACTTCAGAAACGCTAA
- a CDS encoding DUF1501 domain-containing protein → MLQLTENTPTRNKPWNRREWLRIGAAGLGASLANVSRASEPATRGPGFGKAKSVVLIFASGGQSHIDMWDPKPNAPAEVRGVFGTIPTSVPGLFFGEHMPRLARLADRMTVVRSMSHEDLDHGSAAYLSLTGHYHTRRSSNPPPQPTDYPCHSAILKRVRPQSAFVEPAVHVNGPAIIAPNNIAPGQFGGFLGREFNALTVGDVTHDTAVVPGLQPQMDLPLSRLERRQSLVKTLDGTRRQWERNTTAADLSGMYDQAQRMLAEPKTRLAFDLSREPIELRERYGRDRSGQACLLARRLVEAEVPLVTVVWNHHSRGQDLHPDTTEFYGWDTHNDIFDALENRLLPRFDQSVSTLLEDLETRGLLEETLVLCFGEFGRAPLVALEPRFKGASPGRKHWAACYSVMAAGAGVARGGVLGASDKMGAYPKSQSYGPWDLTATVFAALGIDPAGHYTDPTGRPFKIAEGTPIHGLYA, encoded by the coding sequence ATGTTGCAACTCACCGAAAACACACCGACGCGAAACAAACCCTGGAACCGTCGTGAATGGTTGCGAATCGGGGCGGCTGGTCTGGGCGCGAGTCTGGCCAACGTGAGCCGAGCAAGCGAACCCGCCACGCGTGGCCCCGGATTCGGCAAAGCCAAATCGGTGGTGTTGATCTTCGCCAGTGGCGGACAAAGCCATATCGATATGTGGGATCCGAAACCCAATGCTCCGGCCGAAGTACGTGGTGTGTTCGGTACAATTCCCACCAGCGTGCCAGGTTTGTTCTTCGGCGAACACATGCCGCGATTGGCCCGACTCGCCGACCGCATGACGGTCGTTCGGAGCATGTCGCACGAGGACTTAGACCACGGATCGGCGGCGTATCTCAGCTTGACAGGCCATTACCACACACGGCGATCTTCCAACCCGCCACCACAACCGACGGACTATCCGTGTCACAGTGCGATTTTGAAGCGGGTCCGTCCGCAGTCGGCTTTTGTAGAACCGGCGGTGCATGTGAACGGCCCGGCAATTATCGCCCCGAACAACATCGCGCCGGGTCAATTCGGTGGTTTCCTGGGACGCGAATTCAATGCACTCACGGTTGGCGATGTCACGCACGACACTGCCGTCGTGCCGGGTTTGCAACCGCAGATGGACCTACCGTTGTCCCGGTTGGAACGCCGACAATCGTTGGTCAAAACACTCGATGGCACACGCCGTCAATGGGAACGCAACACGACGGCAGCCGACCTGTCGGGCATGTACGATCAGGCTCAACGAATGCTCGCGGAACCGAAAACTCGTTTGGCGTTTGATCTCTCCCGCGAGCCAATCGAGTTACGCGAACGCTACGGCCGAGACCGATCGGGACAGGCGTGTTTGTTGGCTCGGCGATTGGTCGAGGCGGAGGTGCCGTTGGTAACGGTGGTTTGGAATCACCATAGTCGTGGCCAGGACTTGCACCCTGACACCACCGAATTCTACGGCTGGGACACCCACAACGACATTTTCGATGCGTTGGAAAACCGTCTGTTACCGCGATTCGATCAAAGCGTCTCCACGCTGCTCGAAGACCTCGAAACTCGCGGATTATTGGAGGAAACACTGGTATTGTGTTTTGGTGAATTCGGTCGCGCTCCACTGGTCGCGTTGGAACCGCGTTTCAAAGGTGCTTCGCCGGGGCGAAAACACTGGGCGGCGTGTTACTCGGTGATGGCCGCCGGTGCGGGGGTCGCACGTGGTGGGGTGTTGGGAGCGTCGGACAAAATGGGAGCGTATCCGAAATCGCAATCGTACGGCCCGTGGGATCTCACCGCGACCGTGTTCGCTGCCCTGGGAATCGATCCCGCTGGTCATTACACCGATCCGACCGGTCGCCCCTTCAAAATCGCTGAGGGCACACCGATTCACGGTTTGTACGCTTGA
- a CDS encoding thioredoxin family protein, with product MRSILLTIVTVFAFASSAHAGKFNRQLDVGDKAPSWVGLPGTDGDPHSLKDYEKSSIVVVAFIANHCPMATAYLPRWKQLIAKFEDPDVAFVAISSSRFPADSLDHMKSHAKKHDFTFDYLYDGSQEIGRAYGVFRTPTFFVLDHKRRVRYMGALDDNQNIEQVQYQYLRAAIEAVLRKRDPEVTETLPFGCEIDYAADSAE from the coding sequence ATGCGAAGCATTCTTCTCACAATTGTCACTGTCTTTGCGTTTGCATCGTCTGCACATGCTGGGAAGTTCAATCGTCAACTCGATGTTGGTGATAAAGCACCGAGTTGGGTCGGACTTCCTGGCACCGACGGCGATCCGCATTCCCTCAAAGACTATGAGAAATCGAGCATCGTGGTCGTTGCGTTTATTGCCAATCATTGTCCGATGGCAACCGCCTATCTGCCGCGTTGGAAACAATTGATCGCGAAGTTCGAGGACCCGGACGTGGCATTCGTCGCCATCAGTAGCAGTCGATTTCCGGCGGACTCGCTCGACCACATGAAATCACACGCGAAGAAACACGATTTCACCTTCGATTATCTCTACGATGGTTCCCAAGAGATCGGCCGTGCTTACGGCGTGTTCCGGACCCCCACGTTCTTCGTGCTGGATCACAAACGGCGAGTCCGATACATGGGAGCCCTCGACGACAATCAAAACATCGAACAGGTGCAGTATCAGTATCTCCGGGCCGCTATCGAAGCGGTTTTGCGGAAACGTGATCCCGAAGTCACGGAGACATTGCCGTTCGGCTGTGAAATTGATTACGCTGCAGACTCGGCGGAATGA
- a CDS encoding GDSL-type esterase/lipase family protein, with amino-acid sequence MLLVSSSRMTRLLACLLVCCTTMGASAEELPEPLAKIELSDGDTLVFLGDSITHQCLYTQYVEDFFFTRFPQKNIRFHNAGVGGAKAWDALQRFDRDVADFKPKYVTVLLGMNDGRYQAFNQEIFDTYKADMTEVVEQIKETGAKPVLMTPTMYDARAKLLRDQKPAEEYNAVLAYYGQWLQRQAMMNGFGFVDMHGLLNNLTIEARKSDANFTMIADAVHPGPDGQLVMAYAIINDMGLRKPLSSIRITKGAKGKPVSRVSGGKLTDLQMEDDGLSFTWTADALPWVVPAEAQTGAKMLRLGHKASREALEIHDLPAGSYQLTIDGQVVGVYSAQQLARHVELQGNAKTPQYQQAMQVAELNKQRNAGPVRNMRGEWSRFQRYARTKQQVADAPTDALKQQLDALTKQIEGMDERVKTLNEEIEKLAAEIREVAQPKPRTYRLEKVEAAKVSGLVVLNGEPLAGAIVQFIPDGSAGSVARGKTNAAGNFVAVGGGLPGVLPGMYRVVIKTDGVTPAKFGNAQTTPLRFEVQSGKNKAQFELQK; translated from the coding sequence ATGTTGCTTGTTTCTTCATCTCGGATGACACGGCTCCTCGCGTGTCTGCTTGTGTGCTGCACGACCATGGGGGCATCGGCGGAGGAACTTCCGGAACCGCTGGCGAAGATCGAGTTGTCTGATGGGGACACGCTCGTGTTTCTCGGTGACAGCATCACGCATCAATGTCTGTACACGCAGTATGTCGAAGACTTCTTCTTCACGAGATTCCCGCAGAAGAACATTCGCTTCCACAATGCCGGTGTCGGTGGTGCGAAAGCCTGGGATGCGTTGCAACGCTTTGATCGCGATGTCGCCGACTTCAAACCGAAATACGTCACGGTTTTGCTCGGCATGAATGACGGGCGGTACCAGGCGTTCAATCAGGAAATTTTCGATACCTACAAAGCCGATATGACGGAAGTCGTCGAGCAGATCAAAGAAACCGGGGCGAAGCCGGTCTTGATGACACCCACCATGTACGATGCCCGTGCCAAGCTGTTGCGGGATCAGAAACCGGCCGAGGAATACAATGCCGTGCTCGCGTACTACGGTCAGTGGTTGCAACGTCAGGCGATGATGAACGGTTTCGGCTTCGTCGACATGCACGGTTTGCTCAACAATTTGACGATTGAAGCTCGCAAATCCGACGCCAACTTCACCATGATTGCCGACGCCGTTCACCCCGGTCCCGACGGGCAACTCGTGATGGCGTACGCAATCATCAACGACATGGGCCTGCGGAAACCGCTTTCCAGTATTCGCATCACCAAAGGGGCGAAAGGCAAACCGGTCAGTCGTGTCTCGGGTGGGAAGCTCACGGATCTTCAGATGGAAGACGACGGACTTTCCTTCACCTGGACCGCCGATGCTCTGCCATGGGTTGTGCCCGCTGAGGCTCAAACCGGAGCGAAAATGTTGCGGCTTGGTCACAAAGCCAGTCGCGAAGCTCTGGAAATTCATGACCTGCCGGCCGGTTCATATCAGTTGACGATTGATGGGCAAGTTGTTGGTGTGTATTCGGCTCAGCAGTTGGCTCGGCATGTGGAACTCCAAGGGAATGCCAAGACTCCGCAGTATCAACAAGCGATGCAAGTCGCGGAACTCAACAAGCAACGGAACGCCGGTCCGGTCCGCAACATGCGAGGCGAATGGTCGCGGTTCCAACGCTACGCTCGCACGAAACAGCAAGTCGCCGATGCCCCGACTGACGCATTGAAACAACAACTCGACGCTCTCACCAAGCAGATCGAAGGCATGGATGAGCGGGTGAAGACGCTCAACGAAGAGATCGAAAAACTCGCCGCCGAGATTCGGGAAGTTGCCCAACCGAAGCCACGCACCTACCGTTTGGAAAAGGTCGAGGCCGCAAAGGTTTCCGGTCTTGTCGTTCTGAATGGCGAACCGCTTGCTGGTGCCATCGTGCAGTTTATTCCGGATGGTTCCGCAGGCAGCGTTGCACGGGGAAAGACCAATGCTGCTGGAAATTTTGTGGCGGTCGGTGGTGGGCTGCCCGGTGTGCTGCCGGGAATGTATCGGGTTGTGATCAAAACCGATGGCGTCACGCCTGCGAAGTTCGGCAACGCCCAAACCACACCGTTGCGGTTCGAAGTCCAATCGGGCAAGAACAAGGCCCAATTTGAATTGCAGAAGTAA